From a region of the Molothrus ater isolate BHLD 08-10-18 breed brown headed cowbird chromosome 15, BPBGC_Mater_1.1, whole genome shotgun sequence genome:
- the RPS14 gene encoding 40S ribosomal protein S14: MAPRKGKEKKEEQVISLGPQVAEGENVFGVCHIFASFNDTFVHVTDLSGKETICRVTGGMKVKADRDESSPYAAMLAAQDVAQRCKELGITALHIKLRATGGNRTKTPGPGAQSALRALARSGMKIGRIEDVTPIPSDSTRRKGGRRGRRL; the protein is encoded by the exons ATGGCACCTCGTAAGGgcaaggagaagaaggaagagcagGTCATCAGCTTGGGACCCCAGGTTGCTGAAGGAGAGAATGTGTTTGGCGTCTGCCACATCTTTGCCTCCTTCAATGACACTTTTGTCCATGTGACCGATCTGTCTGGCAA GGAAACCATCTGCCGTGTGACCGGTGGGATGAAGGTGAAGGCAGACAGAGATGAGTCCTCTCCCTACGCAGCCATGCTGGCAGCCCAGGACGTTGCCCAGAGGTGCAAGGAGCTGGgcatcactgccctgcacaTCAAGCTGCGTGCGACTGGGGGCAACAG GACCAAGACTCCTGGACCTGGTGCTCAGTCAGCCCTGAGAGCTCTGGCTCGCTCTGGAATGAAGATTGGCCGCATTG aggaTGTCACCCCCATCCCCTCCGACAGCACTCGCAGGAAGGGTGGTCGCCGTGGACGTCGTCTGTAA